One Corynebacterium yudongzhengii DNA window includes the following coding sequences:
- a CDS encoding N-6 DNA methylase — protein sequence MRSPTRAATWWNGFRQPQAVAGCGNPVRQARGCLPGRRDGYRRHDLAEEIVRHALEDNRYFTMDKRQLASRIWGSANTMRSKIEAQEYKDYILGFIFYKFLSDWVERLMCASDVEPDELAEVLVGDDPETVEFVQYRLGYFIAYNNLYSTWRAAGSDFNVANVRDALAAFDRLLLPSRAHVFKDIFRALETGLSKLGSSATSQTKAIKDLLDLINDIPTDGSPGYDVLGFIYEYLISKFAANSGKKAGEFYTPHEVSEVMSRIVAAHIQGRDTITIYEAFSPTWIQNGGTVALAA from the coding sequence ATGCGCAGTCCTACAAGGGCTGCAACGTGGTGGAACGGTTTTCGGCAACCTCAAGCAGTGGCGGGGTGTGGCAACCCGGTACGACAAGCTCGCGGTTGTCTACCGGGTCGGCGTGATGGCTATCGCCGTCATGACCTGGCTGAAGAAATTGTCAGACACGCCCTAGAAGATAACAGGTACTTCACCATGGATAAACGACAACTCGCATCGCGCATTTGGGGATCTGCGAACACCATGCGCTCCAAAATCGAGGCGCAGGAATACAAGGACTACATTCTCGGCTTCATCTTCTATAAGTTCCTCTCTGATTGGGTTGAGCGGCTGATGTGCGCCAGCGACGTAGAACCCGATGAGCTTGCTGAGGTGCTTGTCGGAGATGATCCTGAAACAGTGGAGTTCGTGCAGTACCGTCTGGGCTACTTCATCGCGTATAACAACCTCTACTCGACGTGGCGTGCTGCAGGCAGTGACTTCAACGTCGCTAATGTCCGTGATGCGCTTGCGGCATTTGACCGTCTTCTCCTGCCGAGCCGTGCCCATGTGTTCAAAGACATCTTCCGCGCGTTGGAAACGGGTCTGTCGAAGCTGGGCAGTAGCGCGACCTCGCAGACTAAGGCGATTAAGGATCTGCTCGACCTTATTAATGACATTCCCACCGACGGCTCTCCTGGCTACGACGTGCTTGGGTTCATCTACGAGTACTTGATCTCGAAGTTTGCAGCGAACTCCGGCAAAAAGGCGGGTGAGTTCTACACCCCGCACGAAGTCTCTGAGGTGATGAGCCGCATCGTTGCAGCACACATCCAGGGGCGCGACACAATCACCATCTACGAAGCTTTCAGCCCGACTTGGATACAAAACGGCGGCACAGTCGCGCTTGCGGCGTGA
- a CDS encoding transposase: MSNYNNLLAEPPDHAVGRSRGGLSTKVHALVDGHGMPLTMIVTAGHRGDCPVLIPLLKRLRVPGMVGRPRTRPDELRADRAYASKAVRRYLRERKITATFPEKKDVIAVRKRKGSMGGRLPTFDAQSYKGCNVVERFSATSSSGGVWQPGTTSSRLSTGSA; the protein is encoded by the coding sequence TTGTCGAATTACAACAACCTGCTGGCCGAGCCGCCTGATCACGCGGTCGGCCGATCACGGGGTGGTCTGTCTACCAAGGTCCACGCCCTGGTCGACGGCCATGGCATGCCCCTGACCATGATCGTTACTGCGGGCCACCGCGGTGACTGCCCGGTGCTGATCCCGTTGTTGAAACGCCTGCGGGTGCCCGGGATGGTGGGCCGACCGCGCACCCGGCCCGATGAACTGCGCGCGGATAGGGCGTATGCATCGAAGGCTGTGCGCAGGTATCTGCGCGAGCGCAAGATCACGGCGACGTTCCCGGAGAAGAAGGACGTGATCGCCGTCCGGAAGCGGAAAGGCTCGATGGGTGGGCGTCTACCGACGTTCGATGCGCAGTCCTACAAGGGCTGCAACGTGGTGGAACGGTTTTCGGCAACCTCAAGCAGTGGCGGGGTGTGGCAACCCGGTACGACAAGCTCGCGGTTGTCTACCGGGTCGGCGTGA
- a CDS encoding transposase → MLSDAQWEMVEELLPRRTGRKGRPFSDPRQMLEAILYCLRAGIARCDLPACFGSWQTVYTWHNRMAKDGHLGRDLSATS, encoded by the coding sequence ATGTTGAGTGATGCCCAGTGGGAGATGGTCGAAGAGCTTCTGCCCCGTCGCACGGGGAGAAAAGGCCGACCGTTCTCCGATCCCCGGCAGATGCTCGAGGCCATCCTCTACTGCCTTCGGGCAGGGATCGCGCGGTGTGACCTGCCCGCCTGCTTCGGGTCCTGGCAGACGGTCTACACCTGGCACAACCGGATGGCCAAGGACGGACACCTGGGACGTGATCTTTCAGCGACTTCTTAG
- the cas5e gene encoding type I-E CRISPR-associated protein Cas5/CasD, with product MTDSVFIRLAGPLQSWAKPAITGNYVHTNEIPTASALRGLIAGGLGYQRNHWPEWIQAAGFEVRVDSDPTLVDDFHTIGSREDEYEFRRRLAIMQGLKASSAKQLAFKPGVGATVIAKRTYLADAEFIVRITCEGHTEEIDKAVSAPVFSTYLGRKAFPAHFPFYLGLSNADMLKMIPAISDTRNSKTEVPLHSLGMGPTARPSRIPVPAVKNRDEWFAELAALNLQRRAAA from the coding sequence ATGACTGATTCGGTCTTCATACGCCTCGCTGGCCCCCTGCAAAGCTGGGCGAAACCGGCTATCACCGGCAATTATGTCCACACCAACGAGATCCCCACCGCTAGCGCTCTGCGCGGGCTCATAGCCGGCGGACTCGGCTACCAGCGAAACCACTGGCCGGAGTGGATCCAGGCCGCCGGCTTCGAAGTTCGTGTCGACAGCGATCCCACGCTTGTTGATGACTTCCACACCATCGGGTCCAGGGAGGACGAATACGAGTTCAGACGTCGATTAGCAATCATGCAGGGGCTCAAAGCCTCCTCCGCCAAACAGCTGGCATTCAAACCCGGTGTGGGAGCGACGGTGATCGCGAAGCGCACCTACCTGGCCGACGCGGAGTTTATCGTGCGTATCACCTGCGAAGGACATACCGAAGAGATAGACAAGGCGGTCTCGGCCCCTGTGTTCTCAACCTACCTGGGCCGCAAAGCCTTCCCCGCTCACTTCCCGTTCTACCTGGGGTTGAGCAACGCGGACATGCTCAAAATGATCCCCGCGATCAGCGACACCCGAAACTCCAAAACCGAGGTGCCATTGCATTCTTTGGGCATGGGCCCCACCGCCCGGCCATCCCGTATTCCCGTTCCTGCAGTCAAGAACCGGGACGAGTGGTTCGCTGAGCTCGCCGCCCTAAACCTGCAGCGCCGCGCGGCCGCCTGA
- the cas7e gene encoding type I-E CRISPR-associated protein Cas7/Cse4/CasC, with the protein MSHHLTINIVSAIPFSNLNRDDTGTPKRINQGGVMRALLSSQSIKRGIRKRYEDASQKASVRSGELSEAIAQRAVELVPETDGNKALKEAKKIINKLTKGSETEGESARSIWLSQEEINTAAQTVANILSPDSAEEKAEIEAFIDGTKTGSLAIAAFGRMFANAPQNNTEAALSVSPAVTTHATSIDTDYFSTVDDLREERNETGATFLGVSQYTNGVFYRSVSIDKKQLRKSWSAFNDEDSRQNLEQLIRAVIYGSARGKEHSTAPYTLPAVVLVEEQRYRTAYDFETPVAAEGQGGYLAGTVDELAKQYQRARDFDAGNFGPVEALAGTYPELDGKFGDLHKQQLDDVIREIVDWIYHD; encoded by the coding sequence ATGTCTCACCATCTGACCATCAACATCGTTTCTGCCATCCCCTTCAGCAACCTGAACCGTGATGACACCGGAACTCCGAAACGCATCAACCAGGGAGGCGTCATGCGTGCGCTTCTGTCTTCCCAATCCATCAAACGAGGCATCCGCAAACGCTATGAGGATGCCTCCCAAAAGGCGTCCGTGCGTTCGGGAGAGCTCTCCGAAGCAATCGCACAACGAGCAGTTGAACTCGTCCCGGAGACTGACGGAAACAAAGCGCTGAAAGAAGCCAAAAAGATCATCAACAAGCTGACCAAGGGCTCGGAGACGGAAGGGGAGTCTGCACGTTCAATCTGGCTTTCGCAGGAGGAAATCAACACCGCCGCGCAGACCGTCGCAAACATCCTTTCCCCGGATTCTGCGGAAGAGAAGGCCGAGATCGAAGCCTTCATAGACGGTACTAAGACCGGTTCCCTCGCCATCGCGGCGTTCGGGCGCATGTTTGCCAACGCGCCTCAGAATAACACCGAAGCCGCGCTGAGCGTGTCGCCCGCGGTAACCACCCACGCCACGAGCATCGACACCGACTACTTCTCCACGGTCGACGACCTTCGGGAAGAGCGCAACGAAACAGGCGCTACTTTCCTGGGTGTCAGCCAGTACACCAACGGCGTGTTCTACCGTTCAGTAAGCATTGACAAGAAACAGCTTCGCAAGAGTTGGTCCGCCTTTAACGATGAAGATTCCCGACAGAACCTGGAGCAGCTCATTCGCGCCGTGATCTACGGCTCCGCGCGCGGCAAGGAACACAGCACCGCCCCCTATACACTTCCTGCCGTCGTTCTCGTCGAGGAACAGCGCTACCGTACGGCCTACGACTTCGAGACCCCGGTTGCAGCCGAAGGCCAGGGCGGTTATCTGGCAGGAACCGTCGACGAGCTGGCGAAGCAGTACCAGCGGGCCCGTGATTTCGACGCCGGCAACTTCGGCCCGGTGGAGGCCCTCGCCGGCACATACCCAGAACTGGACGGAAAATTCGGTGACCTGCACAAACAGCAGCTTGATGACGTCATTCGGGAAATCGTCGATTGGATCTACCATGACTGA
- the casB gene encoding type I-E CRISPR-associated protein Cse2/CasB: MTDSSRPLWESRLGYILAQRDKAHTNPAPWRKTRAALRKGNSPHTEHWAYPEVLPYADPTFSDEQKTILIRLFALVAEFDGITQYRATEPSRHRSFGQWAFHVSSALAKAKNESFTPNPDELDAVGQRLQFLHSLDGEEALANVSRIMQLASGLPGPVPAIDFYELFRTFLYWGKGFTPASQQVRRRILRDYFSAFSTPKTESTND; the protein is encoded by the coding sequence ATGACTGATTCCTCGCGCCCTCTGTGGGAATCCCGCCTCGGCTACATTCTGGCTCAACGGGATAAAGCGCACACTAACCCCGCCCCGTGGCGAAAAACCCGGGCTGCCCTGCGCAAGGGGAACTCTCCGCACACAGAGCACTGGGCCTATCCAGAAGTCCTGCCCTACGCTGATCCGACCTTCTCGGATGAGCAGAAAACTATTCTCATCAGGCTTTTTGCTCTCGTCGCCGAGTTTGATGGCATCACACAATACCGGGCTACAGAACCGAGCCGACACCGCTCATTCGGACAGTGGGCTTTCCATGTCTCCTCCGCCTTGGCGAAAGCCAAGAATGAAAGCTTTACCCCGAATCCCGATGAACTCGACGCAGTGGGGCAGCGGCTGCAATTCCTTCACTCCCTCGACGGTGAAGAAGCCCTGGCCAATGTCAGCCGCATCATGCAGTTGGCCTCCGGCCTGCCCGGGCCGGTACCTGCCATCGACTTCTACGAACTGTTCAGAACCTTCCTCTACTGGGGAAAGGGCTTCACGCCCGCATCTCAGCAGGTCAGACGGAGAATACTGAGGGATTACTTCTCTGCCTTCTCCACCCCGAAAACTGAATCAACCAACGATTAA
- a CDS encoding type I-E CRISPR-associated protein Cse1/CasA — protein sequence MTLNALTDIAFLKTTDGRSDVRGFLRDSHLQGTQLDMKEPGYTVSAQIRLLSAVAAVAMRHSSRTPEELRTEGFEEGALDAAIDDLAPGCDPFSATIPFMQRPALKPGGPKDTARQLGPGQQPVKKLSPSMLPDQGESYWNLLAEDSTSLSLPDALLSLVVFHHMSMAGNNAYDGDKCQMGSPAMRFVGVDLTATEMFFHGPTMMDTFLYAISQSWIEGEGLPAWADRTAEHSITEIDGVPQAHPLWAATWSSNAPACCWDENRLVGVRTGGIPEAWYLNSEMGTTKQSRKDWWDVRNTLDPFYLYIRNDSGELKVQRLDMGRDGTELAVEWASENKMEQMINALIHRCVEQPDDEAGVVFIRHQIGGSASSPNIRASEVFSPSPDEWAFDLDEDLLTEIRMEAGMIRQLHDAVCNPFRRKPSNSKYPPAVLDDLVDRRSDASSAFWRKISQVYRSMLADIRQRHSRDESIGYELPDSLKDQCVAASLAAFDEVVNPHSLQEPANIAFVRGVLERRLRKITNSNTAKEESY from the coding sequence ATGACACTAAACGCTTTGACGGACATTGCGTTCCTTAAAACTACGGACGGTAGATCAGACGTTCGAGGCTTTCTGCGTGATAGCCATTTACAGGGCACGCAGCTAGATATGAAGGAACCCGGGTATACGGTATCTGCGCAGATCAGGCTGCTTAGCGCCGTCGCAGCCGTAGCGATGCGACACTCGTCAAGAACCCCGGAGGAGCTGCGGACGGAAGGCTTCGAGGAAGGTGCACTCGATGCTGCAATTGATGACCTCGCCCCCGGATGCGATCCTTTTTCGGCCACGATACCCTTCATGCAGCGGCCAGCGCTCAAACCTGGTGGACCCAAGGACACCGCGCGGCAACTGGGGCCCGGCCAGCAGCCCGTCAAGAAGCTCAGTCCATCCATGCTCCCCGACCAAGGCGAAAGCTACTGGAACCTCTTGGCGGAGGACAGTACCTCTTTGAGCCTCCCCGATGCGCTCTTATCGCTCGTAGTTTTCCATCACATGTCCATGGCTGGGAACAACGCATACGATGGTGATAAATGCCAGATGGGCTCGCCCGCGATGCGTTTCGTGGGCGTTGATCTCACCGCTACGGAGATGTTCTTCCATGGCCCCACCATGATGGACACATTCCTCTACGCCATCTCCCAGTCATGGATCGAGGGCGAGGGATTGCCAGCATGGGCAGACAGAACAGCGGAGCACTCCATCACGGAAATCGACGGCGTGCCACAGGCACACCCCCTCTGGGCGGCAACCTGGAGCTCTAATGCCCCTGCATGCTGCTGGGATGAAAATCGGCTCGTCGGCGTTCGCACGGGCGGCATCCCAGAAGCATGGTATTTGAACTCTGAAATGGGCACCACTAAACAGTCGCGTAAGGACTGGTGGGATGTCCGTAATACCCTAGACCCCTTTTACCTGTACATCCGCAACGATTCTGGAGAATTGAAAGTACAACGGCTGGATATGGGTCGTGACGGCACGGAACTGGCAGTCGAATGGGCGTCGGAAAACAAAATGGAGCAAATGATAAATGCTCTTATCCACCGCTGTGTCGAGCAGCCTGACGATGAGGCCGGCGTCGTTTTCATCCGGCATCAGATTGGTGGTAGCGCGAGTTCTCCGAACATCCGGGCAAGCGAGGTTTTCTCGCCCTCGCCAGACGAGTGGGCCTTCGACCTCGACGAGGATCTTCTCACAGAGATCCGAATGGAGGCCGGCATGATCCGCCAACTCCATGACGCTGTCTGCAATCCATTCAGGCGTAAGCCTTCGAATAGTAAATACCCTCCAGCCGTGCTGGACGACCTGGTGGATCGACGGTCGGATGCCTCCAGCGCCTTCTGGCGAAAAATCTCACAGGTCTACCGATCTATGCTTGCAGACATCCGGCAGCGTCACTCCCGTGACGAATCCATTGGCTATGAGCTCCCGGACTCTCTCAAAGATCAATGCGTTGCTGCGTCTCTGGCAGCATTCGACGAAGTGGTTAACCCGCACTCGCTGCAGGAACCCGCCAACATCGCCTTCGTCCGCGGAGTATTGGAGCGCCGACTGCGAAAAATCACCAACAGCAACACCGCTAAAGAAGAGAGCTACTAA
- the cas6e gene encoding type I-E CRISPR-associated protein Cas6/Cse3/CasE, translated as MQTLYLTKVPVHSLLNRQVSNGNKTWDINSPRFRHRAVMGLFGELGQSPRQSNSILFRLDRVPGQTPFFLVQSDIQPTNIADVDGVETRELGQVPGAGQTVVFRIAVNAIRRKTIEEAGRKKTRTSSVPYDHDEGARARGETALTPWLENKLAGALTQMQVTNHVRDVLRESKKGMALQVDTIDGVGVVDDPETLAHLIHAGVGREKSYGCGLLSVRPV; from the coding sequence ATGCAAACCTTGTACCTAACAAAGGTCCCGGTCCATTCGCTTTTGAACCGTCAAGTCAGCAACGGAAATAAAACCTGGGACATCAATTCGCCACGGTTCCGGCATCGTGCAGTGATGGGGTTATTCGGCGAGCTCGGACAGTCGCCTCGACAGAGCAACAGTATTCTTTTCCGCCTTGATCGGGTTCCGGGGCAGACGCCCTTCTTTCTTGTGCAATCCGATATCCAACCCACAAATATCGCCGATGTGGATGGCGTGGAAACCCGGGAGCTCGGGCAGGTTCCCGGTGCCGGTCAGACGGTTGTCTTTCGCATCGCTGTGAACGCAATTCGAAGAAAGACGATCGAGGAAGCCGGCAGGAAAAAAACCCGAACCTCAAGCGTTCCCTACGATCATGATGAAGGGGCAAGAGCGAGGGGTGAAACTGCGTTAACCCCGTGGCTGGAGAACAAGCTGGCCGGTGCGTTGACGCAGATGCAGGTGACCAACCACGTTCGTGATGTTTTGCGCGAATCCAAGAAGGGCATGGCGCTGCAGGTAGACACGATCGATGGTGTTGGCGTTGTAGACGATCCTGAAACGCTCGCCCACCTTATCCATGCGGGCGTGGGACGTGAAAAGTCTTATGGCTGCGGCCTGCTGAGCGTGAGGCCGGTCTAG
- the cas3 gene encoding CRISPR-associated helicase Cas3', which translates to MRTHEELWAKKDGLDHTYPLLAHLLDSAAMGAFLYQHWLRPGLRNLIEKELGTDTEKIVSWVIGTHDIGKANPIFQFQPTQSDDSWAEIRNGIRNSGFYEPVQSKQLDRWLRLSRELKRHEKISALDLSGGNLAAINLGEAWRLVPPMAHHGYFSVPLQAARKPQKQAARQLMESPGWAEARRDLKDALSTAIGVRIDDAPKKVSPTVTILISGLTVLADRLASNQAWIAETLARDLSLSDPETWYQVQREAAKPYVARELGLYQGWESQEEAEHDILRGRSPREVQEKVRDAGDGLVAVMAPTGCGKTEAALLRHAQKDERLLFLLPTQATTNALMRRVQRAYANTPNVASLAHGLASVEDFYTTPVVPFSDDNHEHDECAHEQGGLFPGSFVRAGMSRMLASVSVATVDQALKASLKIKWVHLLLLSFANAHVVIDEVHTLDHYQTVLAETLLAWLGATGSRVTLLTATFPSWQFNRLLGAYSGEKQTMGASFPAIARSTAKEAESFPADPRQLHIELDKLHHPDNVRSHIEWAEAARARYPQARIGIICNQVAWAQRVAHQLRDKGHTVVVLHSAMTSQHRRDNAEYLEKELGPEGSAEGITVVGTQAIEASLDIDLDILSTDLCPSASLIQRAGRVWRRIDATRAHRVPGMDQATIRVVDALDTNDGFRFPYREAELQRTSAWLSAREGLRMPEECQEFVDASSVTFGDLDNEDATDADTDMFAEDARKTQKGRSVSYSMKDFLDPDTSLTTIGRTFGGLGNMISPDASEVKTRDIEEESVRVILGDSTGTIPGAWDGTLEELQSVKGFQQDQVRRALAGSMPMRRRKFDQVSDKAVSLEQSRSVISQFWYVEAKDLYDPFVGYLGASISDTNEVK; encoded by the coding sequence GTGCGCACACACGAAGAGCTCTGGGCAAAGAAAGACGGCTTGGATCACACGTACCCGCTGCTTGCCCATCTCCTGGATTCTGCTGCTATGGGCGCGTTTCTCTACCAGCATTGGCTGAGGCCAGGCCTCCGCAATCTCATCGAAAAAGAGCTGGGCACTGACACTGAAAAAATCGTGTCATGGGTTATCGGTACCCATGACATCGGTAAAGCCAACCCGATCTTCCAATTTCAGCCCACTCAGAGCGATGACTCCTGGGCGGAGATCAGGAATGGGATCCGCAACAGCGGTTTCTATGAGCCGGTTCAGTCTAAGCAGCTGGACCGGTGGCTTCGGCTATCACGGGAGCTGAAACGACACGAAAAGATCTCGGCGTTAGACCTCTCTGGAGGCAATCTCGCGGCCATCAATCTCGGCGAGGCCTGGAGGCTCGTGCCTCCCATGGCACACCACGGGTATTTCTCCGTTCCGCTGCAGGCAGCTCGAAAACCGCAAAAGCAAGCGGCTAGGCAGCTCATGGAATCACCCGGCTGGGCAGAGGCCCGCCGGGATCTTAAGGATGCACTTTCTACCGCCATTGGCGTCAGAATTGACGATGCCCCTAAGAAGGTCTCCCCCACTGTGACCATCTTGATCAGCGGGCTGACTGTTCTGGCGGATCGGCTTGCCTCCAACCAGGCATGGATAGCGGAAACGCTCGCCAGAGACTTAAGCCTGAGCGATCCTGAAACCTGGTATCAGGTGCAACGAGAAGCAGCTAAACCTTATGTCGCCCGGGAATTAGGCCTGTACCAGGGATGGGAATCCCAGGAAGAAGCAGAACACGATATCCTGCGCGGCCGAAGTCCCCGGGAGGTCCAGGAGAAGGTACGGGACGCAGGCGATGGCCTCGTCGCCGTCATGGCCCCCACTGGGTGCGGTAAGACAGAAGCTGCCCTTCTGCGGCATGCGCAAAAAGATGAACGCCTGCTGTTTCTGCTTCCCACCCAGGCGACCACCAATGCTCTCATGCGCCGTGTTCAGCGGGCCTATGCGAACACACCAAACGTTGCGTCGCTGGCGCACGGGCTCGCCAGCGTGGAAGACTTCTACACCACTCCTGTCGTTCCCTTTTCCGATGACAACCATGAGCACGACGAATGCGCCCATGAGCAGGGTGGACTCTTCCCGGGTTCATTCGTGAGGGCTGGCATGTCCAGGATGCTCGCATCTGTATCTGTGGCAACCGTGGACCAGGCGCTCAAAGCAAGCCTCAAAATCAAGTGGGTGCATCTTCTTCTGCTCTCATTCGCCAACGCCCATGTGGTGATCGACGAGGTGCACACCTTGGACCACTATCAAACGGTTCTGGCGGAAACACTTCTGGCATGGTTGGGAGCTACGGGAAGCCGGGTTACCCTTCTAACAGCTACGTTCCCCAGCTGGCAGTTCAACAGATTGTTGGGCGCATATAGCGGTGAGAAGCAGACAATGGGGGCGTCCTTCCCCGCAATAGCGCGATCGACCGCTAAAGAAGCAGAATCCTTCCCCGCAGATCCGCGACAATTGCACATAGAGTTGGACAAGCTCCACCATCCGGATAACGTGCGCAGCCATATTGAGTGGGCTGAGGCGGCCAGAGCGCGGTACCCGCAGGCCCGCATAGGAATCATCTGTAACCAGGTAGCCTGGGCGCAACGCGTCGCGCACCAGCTCCGGGATAAAGGACACACAGTAGTCGTGCTGCATTCCGCGATGACCTCACAGCACCGCCGCGACAACGCCGAATACCTGGAGAAAGAGCTGGGGCCGGAGGGAAGCGCCGAAGGGATTACGGTCGTTGGCACCCAGGCGATTGAAGCGTCCCTGGACATCGATCTAGATATTCTTTCCACCGATCTGTGCCCCTCCGCGTCGCTCATTCAAAGAGCCGGCCGCGTGTGGAGGCGTATTGACGCCACACGCGCGCACCGCGTCCCCGGCATGGACCAGGCCACCATCCGGGTGGTTGACGCCCTGGATACCAACGACGGCTTCCGTTTCCCCTACCGAGAGGCTGAACTGCAACGTACAAGCGCCTGGTTGAGCGCCCGCGAGGGACTGCGCATGCCGGAGGAATGCCAGGAATTCGTCGATGCTTCGTCAGTGACATTCGGCGACCTCGACAATGAAGATGCCACGGATGCGGACACCGATATGTTTGCCGAGGACGCCCGAAAGACGCAAAAAGGACGCAGTGTCTCTTATTCCATGAAAGATTTCCTGGATCCGGATACATCGCTGACTACCATCGGCAGGACTTTCGGCGGACTGGGCAACATGATCAGCCCGGATGCGAGCGAGGTGAAAACCCGGGACATCGAGGAAGAATCGGTGCGGGTTATCCTCGGGGACTCCACCGGCACTATCCCCGGGGCCTGGGACGGGACCCTCGAGGAACTCCAATCTGTAAAAGGATTCCAACAAGATCAGGTCCGGCGCGCCCTCGCCGGCTCCATGCCCATGCGCAGGAGGAAGTTCGACCAGGTTTCAGATAAAGCAGTATCGCTTGAGCAGTCACGCTCAGTGATCAGTCAGTTCTGGTACGTCGAGGCGAAAGATCTTTACGATCCCTTTGTGGGCTACCTCGGAGCGTCGATAAGCGATACAAACGAAGTGAAATAA
- the cas1e gene encoding type I-E CRISPR-associated endonuclease Cas1e — translation MAYSEDAVVFAQIPAESQVRFEDRVSFLYLERCTIKQDKTGVVAYSAVDGESYVQRIQIPVSGIVVIQLGPGTSITAAAMTSCTRAGATVMFTGGGGVPAYSHAVPLTNSSRWAIAQARLVASERNQRKAAIKLYKKQLGVELEADETSIAVMRGIEGRMMKGVYREQAKKYSVKNFRRDTKAEDPVNLALNLANSILYGCAASACHAIGVNPALGVIHRGNTRALLFDLADTYKPTVSIPLAFKSSADTDPMAALRRSLRDEIYRRDILKGMLATLMEILEPHLPERDDDRLIAGRGDEVDGHTQYGKK, via the coding sequence ATGGCGTACTCCGAAGACGCGGTGGTGTTCGCACAGATCCCCGCCGAAAGCCAGGTACGGTTTGAGGATCGCGTAAGCTTCCTTTACCTGGAACGATGCACCATCAAGCAGGACAAGACGGGCGTGGTCGCGTACTCGGCCGTCGATGGCGAGTCGTATGTGCAGCGGATTCAGATCCCCGTATCCGGGATCGTGGTCATACAGTTGGGGCCGGGAACGAGCATCACCGCAGCGGCAATGACGTCCTGCACGCGGGCGGGGGCCACGGTGATGTTCACAGGTGGCGGCGGAGTGCCGGCGTACTCGCATGCCGTGCCGCTGACCAATTCCTCGCGGTGGGCCATTGCGCAGGCACGGCTCGTGGCATCTGAGCGCAACCAGCGCAAGGCGGCGATCAAGCTATACAAGAAACAGCTCGGGGTAGAACTGGAAGCGGACGAGACGAGCATCGCCGTGATGCGGGGCATTGAAGGACGCATGATGAAGGGGGTCTACCGAGAGCAGGCGAAGAAGTATAGCGTGAAGAATTTCCGGCGCGATACTAAGGCTGAGGACCCCGTAAACCTGGCGCTGAATCTGGCTAATTCCATTCTTTATGGCTGCGCGGCCTCCGCCTGCCACGCCATCGGTGTGAATCCCGCGCTGGGTGTGATTCACCGTGGGAATACTCGCGCCCTGCTGTTTGACCTTGCCGATACGTATAAACCGACGGTATCCATACCGCTCGCTTTCAAGAGCTCGGCGGACACGGATCCCATGGCGGCGTTAAGGCGTTCCCTTCGTGACGAAATATATCGGCGAGACATTCTCAAGGGAATGCTGGCTACGCTGATGGAGATCCTGGAGCCTCATCTGCCCGAGCGAGACGACGACCGGCTCATTGCTGGGCGCGGCGACGAGGTCGATGGGCACACCCAGTACGGCAAGAAATAG
- the cas2e gene encoding type I-E CRISPR-associated endoribonuclease Cas2e: protein MFLVITATRIPDHLHGYVSRFLTEVDTGVFVGNVSRRVRDNLWKRCTQAMQDGRLTMINNDPTREQGFAVNTLGPNRRKIVDFDGLLLPVSLSAVKHENDRIVD from the coding sequence ATGTTTCTCGTGATTACGGCGACGAGGATTCCGGATCATCTCCACGGGTATGTGAGCCGTTTCCTCACTGAGGTGGACACGGGGGTGTTCGTGGGGAACGTGTCGCGGCGTGTGCGTGACAATCTGTGGAAGCGATGTACTCAGGCAATGCAGGACGGCCGGCTGACAATGATCAACAACGACCCCACCCGGGAACAGGGCTTCGCAGTCAACACGTTGGGCCCAAACCGGCGCAAAATTGTGGACTTCGATGGGCTGCTCTTGCCGGTGAGCTTATCGGCCGTAAAACATGAAAACGATCGTATCGTCGATTAA